Proteins encoded in a region of the Mariprofundus ferrinatatus genome:
- the rseP gene encoding RIP metalloprotease RseP: protein MPEILHTTLAFVVAIALLIAVHEYGHFSVARRLGIKVEKFSIGFGPALFSWRSRDGEVLYVIAAIPLGGYVKMLGENPDEKDQQLSEADRIRAFNNQPVWKRAAVAAAGPVYNFLFAIVAYMIVAWLGQAVLPPTIGYVAPASIAEQAGLQVGDRIVQVGEREVNSWQQMEELLKGYVGDSATLHVDRDERPLSLSLSLPVQEKDALLIDVADEVLGFNPGLTVSIEEVMPSSAAERAGLKKGDIIEQVNGYTIGNVNQFIAQVQRHADENLSMVVKRDRTTLSLTVIPVADEDQQGRLGVRLASQSLHGTEIYRMGVFEGVQYGFVRTWEMTVLTLGVFGKMVTSAISPDNLGGPIAIAQLAGKTADLGLVYFMSFLALISVNLGVLNLLPIPILDGGLLVYLGLEKLRGRQLSPRFMEITQVIGLALIVTLMVFAFYNDLSRLFRG from the coding sequence ATGCCGGAAATTCTGCATACAACTTTGGCCTTTGTCGTGGCGATCGCTCTGCTGATCGCCGTGCATGAATACGGCCACTTTTCTGTAGCCCGCAGGCTTGGGATTAAAGTGGAGAAGTTCTCCATCGGATTCGGTCCTGCACTCTTTTCTTGGCGCAGCCGCGACGGAGAGGTGTTGTATGTTATCGCGGCTATTCCTCTCGGCGGTTACGTGAAAATGCTCGGTGAGAATCCCGATGAGAAGGATCAGCAACTGAGTGAAGCTGACAGGATCAGAGCTTTCAATAACCAGCCGGTTTGGAAACGTGCAGCTGTTGCTGCAGCGGGGCCTGTATATAATTTTCTGTTTGCCATCGTTGCATATATGATTGTCGCCTGGCTTGGACAGGCAGTGCTTCCCCCGACCATAGGTTATGTTGCACCCGCTTCGATTGCCGAGCAGGCAGGGCTTCAGGTTGGAGACCGCATTGTACAGGTGGGAGAGCGTGAGGTGAACTCCTGGCAGCAGATGGAAGAGTTGCTGAAGGGTTATGTTGGCGATTCAGCCACCCTGCATGTGGATCGCGACGAGAGGCCTCTTTCGCTTTCCCTGTCACTGCCTGTTCAGGAAAAGGATGCCCTGCTGATAGACGTGGCTGACGAAGTGCTCGGTTTCAACCCCGGCCTCACTGTTTCGATTGAAGAGGTGATGCCGTCATCTGCGGCAGAGCGCGCCGGGCTGAAGAAAGGCGATATTATTGAGCAGGTGAACGGATACACGATAGGCAATGTGAATCAGTTTATTGCCCAGGTGCAGAGGCACGCCGATGAAAATCTGAGCATGGTGGTAAAGCGTGACAGAACTACGCTGAGCCTGACTGTTATACCGGTTGCAGATGAGGATCAACAGGGGCGACTGGGCGTACGCCTGGCATCACAGTCGCTGCATGGGACTGAGATCTACCGCATGGGTGTTTTTGAAGGGGTTCAGTACGGTTTTGTCAGAACCTGGGAGATGACGGTGCTAACCCTTGGGGTGTTTGGCAAAATGGTGACATCGGCGATTTCACCGGATAATCTCGGGGGGCCGATAGCCATTGCCCAGCTGGCGGGAAAGACCGCTGATCTGGGTCTGGTCTATTTCATGAGTTTTCTGGCATTGATTTCAGTGAATCTCGGGGTGCTGAATTTGTTGCCAATCCCTATTCTGGATGGTGGTCTTCTGGTTTATCTGGGATTGGAGAAATTGAGGGGCAGGCAGCTGTCACCACGTTTTATGGAAATTACGCAGGTGATTGGGCTGGCACTGATCGTTACGTTGATGGTATTTGCATTTTATAACGATCTGTCGCGCCTGTTCAGGGGATAA
- the dxr gene encoding 1-deoxy-D-xylulose-5-phosphate reductoisomerase produces the protein MKITLLGATGSIGCSTADVMLQHPDKFSAHALVGHRNHGKMLQLAEQLRPEWVVMTDESAALELQGRLPAGVRLEAGMAAATELAAASETDMVMAAMVGSAGLPATLAAVKAGKRVGLANKECLVTAGRIFMQAARASGAEVVPVDSEHAAVHQCMHGHDHGSVTQVILTASGGPFRDRDPASLRNVTPEEAIAHPNWDMGAKISVDSATMMNKALELIEAHWLFDLPAEKLSAIIHPESIIHAMVEYHDGSVLAQLAMPDMRMPIAYAMQAEPRLSTGIAWLDMAKTGALHFQAVDSTRFPAMRLVKDVMQGEDSLSIAFNAANEVANAAFRERRIGFTDIVMTVEKVLSQVENVPVGQLSDVWLHDEHARDLANEVIS, from the coding sequence GTGAAGATAACGTTGCTCGGTGCCACGGGTTCCATCGGCTGCAGTACAGCCGATGTGATGCTGCAGCATCCCGATAAGTTCTCCGCCCATGCACTCGTAGGACATCGCAATCATGGGAAGATGCTTCAGCTTGCTGAACAACTCAGGCCCGAATGGGTTGTTATGACTGATGAAAGTGCTGCCTTGGAGCTGCAAGGGCGACTTCCTGCAGGTGTCCGACTTGAAGCGGGTATGGCTGCAGCAACAGAGCTCGCTGCAGCCTCTGAGACAGATATGGTGATGGCCGCCATGGTCGGATCTGCCGGGTTGCCGGCTACGCTTGCAGCGGTAAAGGCCGGAAAACGGGTCGGGCTTGCCAATAAGGAGTGTCTGGTTACTGCCGGCAGAATATTCATGCAGGCTGCGCGCGCCTCGGGTGCCGAGGTAGTGCCAGTGGATTCAGAGCATGCTGCTGTACATCAGTGTATGCATGGGCATGACCATGGTTCGGTTACACAGGTAATTCTGACTGCATCGGGAGGTCCGTTCAGGGATCGTGATCCAGCCTCGCTTCGTAATGTGACGCCGGAAGAGGCGATTGCCCATCCGAACTGGGATATGGGAGCAAAGATCAGTGTCGATTCAGCGACCATGATGAACAAAGCGCTGGAGCTGATCGAAGCGCATTGGTTGTTTGATCTTCCTGCCGAAAAGCTCTCTGCCATCATTCATCCTGAGAGCATCATCCATGCCATGGTAGAGTATCATGACGGTTCGGTGCTGGCGCAGTTGGCGATGCCTGATATGCGTATGCCGATTGCCTATGCGATGCAGGCTGAACCGAGACTTTCAACCGGTATTGCGTGGCTCGATATGGCAAAAACAGGAGCGCTGCATTTCCAGGCTGTGGACAGTACACGTTTTCCGGCTATGCGACTGGTGAAAGATGTCATGCAGGGTGAGGATTCGCTTTCCATTGCATTCAACGCTGCCAACGAGGTGGCCAATGCAGCTTTCCGCGAGCGACGCATCGGATTTACTGATATTGTGATGACTGTCGAAAAGGTGCTCTCGCAGGTGGAAAATGTCCCCGTAGGGCAGTTGAGCGATGTATGGTTGCATGATGAGCATGCCAGGGATCTGGCCAACGAGGTGATATCCTGA
- a CDS encoding phosphatidate cytidylyltransferase, with translation MSELNKRIITALVLVALVWVWYFRLPSPWFETVLVLIGWGATCELILMMKLRGSMIYMVSSLPLWIAFLESPQVTWLLLAAIFWFGLFVMTSREHEASFGSFFAFIWLFSWIYLFALAVASTHGSEMGQGLVIGACLAVWASDIAAYFVGRAIGRRKLCPAISPGKSIEGLAGGVLFAVPVAVVCWLAWGVLPFGLALMLAIITVFSGALGDLSESAVKRLVGVKDSGRWLPGHGGILDRIDAIIMAVPVAWLLWGVMV, from the coding sequence ATGAGTGAACTGAATAAGCGCATCATTACAGCCCTGGTGCTGGTTGCCCTTGTCTGGGTCTGGTATTTCAGGCTGCCGTCACCATGGTTTGAAACTGTACTGGTACTGATCGGGTGGGGGGCTACCTGCGAGCTGATCCTGATGATGAAATTAAGAGGTTCGATGATCTATATGGTTTCCTCTTTGCCTCTCTGGATTGCCTTTCTGGAGTCGCCGCAGGTCACCTGGCTTCTTCTGGCGGCAATCTTCTGGTTCGGCCTGTTCGTTATGACATCCCGGGAACACGAGGCCTCTTTCGGCAGCTTTTTCGCCTTTATCTGGCTCTTCTCCTGGATATATCTGTTTGCCCTTGCCGTTGCTTCAACGCACGGTTCAGAGATGGGCCAGGGGCTGGTGATTGGTGCCTGTCTCGCAGTCTGGGCTTCTGATATAGCGGCGTATTTTGTTGGGCGCGCAATTGGCAGGCGCAAACTCTGTCCTGCAATCAGTCCGGGAAAATCGATAGAGGGGCTGGCAGGAGGGGTGCTTTTCGCTGTGCCTGTGGCAGTGGTGTGCTGGCTGGCATGGGGTGTTCTTCCATTTGGGTTGGCTTTGATGCTTGCTATTATCACGGTATTTTCAGGCGCACTTGGCGACCTTTCAGAGTCAGCGGTGAAACGTTTGGTCGGCGTCAAAGATAGTGGGCGCTGGTTGCCGGGCCATGGCGGTATTCTTGATCGAATTGATGCCATTATCATGGCTGTGCCGGTGGCGTGGCTGCTGTGGGGGGTGATGGTGTGA
- the uppS gene encoding polyprenyl diphosphate synthase produces MSSSKQAAKPGIPYHVGIVMDGNGRWAKAHGKPRLEGHQKGAEVARSVVKWAKELGVRQLSLFAFSTENWNRPKLEVRGLMSLLAIMLPKSVPDMMENGVRFRVLGDVSPLPASARRAVEKASVETEGNDGMDLVLCLNYGGQQEIVAGVKQAVRWIGEQSDTESALAELTPEKFRSLLWRHDLNELDLLIRTGGERRISNFHLWDAAYAELYFSDVFWPEFTKQDLKVALDDYAERERRYGKTSEQVS; encoded by the coding sequence ATGTCTTCATCAAAACAGGCGGCCAAGCCTGGCATTCCATACCATGTCGGTATTGTCATGGATGGCAATGGACGATGGGCTAAGGCGCACGGCAAGCCTCGCCTGGAGGGACACCAGAAGGGTGCCGAAGTTGCCCGTAGCGTCGTAAAGTGGGCAAAAGAACTGGGTGTTCGCCAGCTCTCCCTGTTTGCCTTTTCAACTGAAAACTGGAACAGACCAAAACTCGAAGTGCGCGGGCTTATGAGCCTGCTTGCGATAATGCTGCCGAAAAGTGTTCCTGACATGATGGAGAATGGTGTCCGCTTCAGGGTTCTGGGCGACGTTTCGCCACTCCCTGCCAGTGCCAGACGTGCGGTAGAGAAGGCTTCTGTCGAGACCGAAGGAAATGATGGGATGGATCTGGTTCTTTGCCTTAATTATGGCGGTCAGCAGGAGATTGTTGCCGGTGTTAAACAGGCTGTTCGATGGATTGGTGAACAGAGCGACACTGAATCGGCCCTTGCAGAACTTACCCCGGAAAAGTTCCGCTCTCTGCTCTGGAGGCATGATCTGAATGAGCTAGACCTGTTGATCCGGACCGGTGGAGAGCGCCGCATCTCCAACTTTCACCTCTGGGATGCGGCATATGCAGAGCTCTACTTCAGTGACGTGTTCTGGCCGGAGTTTACCAAACAGGATCTGAAAGTTGCCTTGGATGATTATGCAGAGCGCGAGCGGCGCTATGGCAAGACCAGCGAGCAGGTTAGCTGA
- the frr gene encoding ribosome recycling factor: protein MFKDVENRMQKSIAALKSDLATIRTGRANAALLDHVRVSYYGSEVPINQVGNLSVPEPRMLMITPWEKNLIADIEKAILKSDLGLNPTSDGEVVRLVLPELTEDRRRDLVKQVKAAGEKSKVSIRNIRRDANDEVKHQVKDEGLPEDESKRLQDQIQKITDRFIAEVDEIIEHKETEILTV from the coding sequence ATGTTTAAAGATGTCGAAAACAGAATGCAGAAATCCATTGCTGCGCTGAAGTCGGATCTGGCAACGATCCGGACGGGACGAGCCAATGCGGCTCTGCTCGATCATGTTCGGGTCTCCTATTACGGGTCTGAAGTTCCAATCAATCAGGTGGGAAACCTTTCCGTGCCCGAGCCGCGTATGTTGATGATTACGCCATGGGAAAAGAACCTGATTGCTGATATCGAGAAGGCCATTCTTAAATCTGACCTCGGCCTGAACCCCACCAGTGATGGTGAAGTTGTGCGTCTTGTGCTTCCAGAGCTCACCGAGGATCGACGCCGGGATTTGGTGAAGCAGGTGAAAGCCGCGGGTGAAAAGTCCAAGGTGTCCATTCGCAATATCCGTCGTGATGCCAATGATGAAGTGAAGCATCAGGTGAAGGATGAGGGGCTTCCTGAAGACGAGAGCAAACGTTTGCAGGATCAGATTCAGAAGATTACCGACAGGTTTATCGCTGAAGTTGACGAGATTATCGAGCATAAAGAAACTGAAATCCTGACTGTCTGA
- the pyrH gene encoding UMP kinase, which produces MSDVRLESSEQRPYKRVLLKLSGEVLMGETSYGVDPETINRLAREIIEVQNAGVELAIVIGGGNIFRGMSGTASGMDRASADYMGMLATVMNSIALQDAIERNGATVRVISALHIREIAEPYIRRRAVRHLEKGRILIFAAGTGNPYFTTDTAASLRAMEIQADAVIKGTKVDGVYTSDPAKNPDAIRYETLTFTEALTKRLGVMDATAMSLCRDNHMPIVVFDVTTPGQMLKAVSGEPVGTLVQEG; this is translated from the coding sequence ATGAGTGATGTTCGTCTCGAAAGCAGTGAGCAGCGCCCCTATAAGCGGGTGCTGCTCAAGCTTTCCGGCGAAGTATTAATGGGGGAGACCTCATACGGTGTTGATCCCGAAACCATAAACCGGCTGGCCAGAGAGATAATCGAGGTACAAAACGCCGGTGTTGAACTGGCCATCGTAATCGGTGGTGGCAACATTTTTCGGGGCATGAGCGGCACCGCCTCTGGAATGGATCGCGCCAGTGCCGATTACATGGGCATGCTGGCTACGGTCATGAACTCTATCGCCCTGCAGGATGCAATCGAACGCAATGGTGCAACTGTGCGAGTGATTTCCGCCCTGCATATCAGGGAAATAGCCGAACCCTATATCCGGCGCCGTGCTGTACGCCATCTTGAGAAAGGGCGTATTTTGATCTTTGCTGCAGGCACAGGTAATCCCTATTTCACAACAGATACAGCTGCCAGTCTTCGCGCCATGGAGATTCAGGCCGATGCAGTGATCAAGGGAACCAAGGTGGATGGTGTTTACACATCCGATCCGGCCAAGAACCCTGATGCCATACGTTATGAAACACTTACATTTACTGAAGCGCTGACCAAGCGTCTGGGAGTCATGGATGCTACAGCCATGTCACTCTGCCGTGACAATCATATGCCGATTGTGGTGTTTGATGTGACTACACCGGGTCAGATGCTGAAAGCCGTGTCCGGTGAGCCTGTCGGCACACTGGTTCAGGAGGGGTGA